A stretch of the Diprion similis isolate iyDipSimi1 chromosome 14, iyDipSimi1.1, whole genome shotgun sequence genome encodes the following:
- the LOC124415017 gene encoding coiled-coil domain-containing protein 124 — MPKKFVGENSKAVAARARKAAVKEAETSKKVQEAEDKAWQDDDKQLQKKKQKQEEMEKKRLQQLEKKAEAKALLEKEMSSIKVGGKQPAAKLTRAEIQAETERRNQVAQKKKTEDEERPIEENINRIVLEGETAHGIDEALSVLSTKESEVDRHPEKRLKAAYTAFEERMMPLIKEQNPTLRLSQLKQILRKEWMKSPDNPLNQRLHNR, encoded by the exons ATGCCGAAAAAGTTCGTCGGGGAGAACAGCAAGGCTGTGGCAGCTAGGGCGCGAAAAGCGGCAGTAAAGGAAGCCGAGACCTCGAAGAAGGTCCAGGAGGCCGAAGACAAGGCGTGGCAGGACGACGATAAGCAGTTAcaaaagaagaagcagaaacAG gaagaaatggaaaagaagCGACTGCAGCAGTTGGAGAAAAAAGCCGAGGCGAAGGCGCTCCTCGAAAAGGAAATGTCCAGTATTAAGGTGGGCGGAAAACAGCCGGCGGCGAAGTTGACGCGGGCGGAAATTCAGGCGGAAACTGAGAGGCGGAATCAGGTCGcccagaagaagaagacggaaGATGAGGAGAGACCGATAGAGGAAAACATCAACCGAATCGTTCTCGAGGGCGAAACGGCCCACGGAATAGACGAGGCGCTATCGGTTCTCAG CACGAAAGAATCCGAGGTCGATCGGCACCCTGAGAAACGGCTGAAGGCTGCCTACACTGCGTTCGAGGAGCGAATGATGCCGCTGATCAAAGAGCAGAATCCGACGCTACGGCTCAGTCAGCTCAAGCAAATATTGAGAAAGGAATGGATGAAGTCCCCGGACAACCCGCTCAACCAGAGACTCCATAATCGCTGA
- the LOC124415012 gene encoding uncharacterized protein LOC124415012, which yields MQEAATSSPGSDGPAWYRRCLACVRNHSRVDPAKVELPHCDFFIVGQRRTLRVLRPALKGRWFYEANNDRPESVNDNFFSRWSRRPHPSGNCRCSFRQSARLSSTEEEIISKEINRIRTSLCEAEKTGQDIAEIERSVAINLDGLIPVTSQPTKRATIAEEKIVKTKIIQDLERYINDLLQEILTDSVKFAADVEKLGCREGGVDESVSVGPDERKSDDNGAEPFGNLNFAFHADEKLLERNGSVGKEETTPTGYENPAFLGSSSDPDALEFYLNRPVGKNLARCTLEQLDCVDSGINSVETVEFQPDQEPSLEESLMEIIDAKLGRTHLRKSWEDFQVPEAKSTGDDEPTEKATEPKREVESPPDTNTSDSDPPEPLDEVQTDPSFEKLRLEFSKKPINEEVQLRRRADSIRSSLVAQTRERADSFGRLQEDKESNGSELDDSCSVIPESPRDIVLFRKNRKPTIVFLHGFGSSADVFELQLEYFSSLGYPCIAPDMLGHGLSSAPDRASDYHFEKLLKDLVVLLHHYAFRPGQKCVIVAHNYGCSFAAALACKFESNIHQLVLISGGGPTPLARPSAEGAAHCCLRAMVAPLLVCGLRREVMYSPRGRQHPYCGSEPPEQRPSHMKYVLDGMVWPEGEYTLYRRICTPTLLVHGLRDNEVSLVQECQMERTMVKAFLEALPSAGHNPMTDCPEQLNHMIHCFIDLWKNKKW from the exons ATGCAGGAAGCCGCGACCTCTTCTCCTGGGTCCGATGGCCCAGCTTGGTACCGAAGGTGTCTGGCCTGCGTCAGGAATCACAGTCGCGTTGATCCAGCCAAGGTTGAACTGCCGCACTGTGACTTCTTCATCGTCGGACAGCGCCGGACTCTAAGGGTCCTAAGACCCGCGCTGAAGGGCCGGTGGTTCTACGAGGCCAACAATGACCGGCCTGAATCCGTAAATGACAACTTCTTCTCGCGGTGGTCGAGGCGGCCTCATCCATCCGGGAACTGCAGGTGCTCCTTCCGGCAGTCGGCCAGGCTGAGCTCGACGGAAGAAGAGATCATTTCGAAGGAGATTAATAGGATTCGGACGAGTCTTTGCGAGGCTGAGAAGACCGGGCAGGACATCGCGGAGATCGAAAGGAGCGTAGCGATCAACCTTGACGGGCTGATCCCCGTTACCAGCCAACCAACGAAACGGGCGACTATTGCGGAGGAGAAGATTGTCAAGACAAAGATCATCCAGGACCTGGAAAGGTACATAAACGATCTTCTACAAGAAATACTCACCGACTCGGTCAAGTTCGCCGCGGACGTTGAGAAACTTGGATGCCGGGAAGGAGGCGTCGATGAAAGCGTGTCCGTCGGCCCCGATGAACGCAAATCCGACGATAACGGTGCCGAGCCGTTCGGTAATTTAAATTTCGCTTTTCACGCCGACGAGAAGTTATTGGAACGAAACGGGAGCGTTGGAAAGGAGGAGACGACGCCTACTGGATACGAGAATCCCGCGTTCTTGGGCTCCTCGAGCGATCCTGACGCGCTTGAGTTTTACCTCAACAGACCAGTGGGCAAGAACTTGGCCCGCTGTACCCTGGAGCAGCTGGACTGCGTCGACTCCGGAATAAACAGCGTCGAGACGGTCGAGTTTCAGCCCGACCAGGAGCCCAGCCTGGAGGAATCGTTGATGGAGATCATAGACGCAAAACTCGGTCGAACGCACCTTCGCAAAAGCTGGGAGGACTTTCAGGTTCCGGAGGCAAAGAGCACGGGTGACGACGAGCCAACCGAGAAAGCAACGGAGCCTAAAAGGGAAGTCGAATCACCTCCTGATACGAATACCAGCGATTCTGATCCCCCCGAGCCTCTCGACGAGGTTCAAACTGATCCAAGCTTCGAAAAGCTGCGCTTGGAGTTCAGCAAGAAACCAATTAACGAGGAAGTTCAGCTTCGACGAAGGGCTGACTCGATCAGGTCGTCGCTGGTCGCCCAGACCAGAGAACGCGCTGACTCGTTCGGGAGGCTGCAGGAGGACAAGGAATCGAACGGGTCTGAGCTGGACGACTCCTGTTCCGTGATCCCGGAGAGCCCCCGCGACATCGTGCTCTTCCGCAAGAACAGGAAACCCACGATCGTCTTCCTCCATGGCTTCGGCTCCAGCGCCGACGTCTTCGAACTCCAACTCGAGTACTTCTCTAGTCTCGGCTACCCCTGCATCGCCCCCGATATGCTCGGCCATGGACTCAGTTCCGCCCCTGATCGCGCCAGCGATTACCACTTCGAAAAGCTCCTGAAGGACCTCGTCGTTCTTCTTCATCATTATGCTTTCAGGCCTGGACAGAAGTGCGTCATAGTGGCACACAACTACGG GTGTAGTTTCGCCGCCGCGTTGGCCTGCAAGTTTGAAAGCAATATTCATCAGCTGGTCCTGATATCCGGCGGTGGTCCGACGCCCCTGGCACGACCCAGTGCTGAGGGAGCTGCTCACTGCTGCTTAAGAGCAATGGTGGCTCCTCTTCTGGTCTGCGGTCTTCGCCGAGAAGTCATGTACTCACCCAGAGGACGCCAACACCCCTACTGTGGTTCCGAACCCCCGGAACAGCGACCTTCCCACATGAAATACGTCCTCGACGGCATGGTCTGGCCTGAAGGCGAGTACACGCTCTACAGAAGGATTTGCACTCCGACTCTACTCGTTCATGGACTTAGGGACAACGAGGTGTCACTTGTTCAGGAGTGTCAGATGGAAAGG ACGATGGTGAAAGCGTTTTTGGAAGCCCTTCCATCAGCCGGTCACAACCCGATGACGGATTGTCCTGAACAGCTGAACCACATGATACACTGTTTCATAGACTTGTGGAAGAACAAGAAGTGGTAG
- the LOC124415013 gene encoding gustatory and odorant receptor 21a-like → MDFRTINGPVILALRVSGTFFITVKRDSYVFSWFSVETIYAILFHLATDVVAAVSITPKIRELVESGFDLGLDSFFTLALTWPNFVLPIIGLFSSKPVSRYLNEWKVIEQEFLALAGKSLVFPELKTASRLLPIVTLFVLIPVTVIVISIGRHSVIQAITNAKPILTFNCVATMWQIQAELFTLTYQNYCKNLAKTLHSTGGTNPSVIMRYRLLYLRITSLALSLNRSMNLMTTIAYVILYIDTIIGAYSAIVGLSSKELTASLLYQLFFPLIYCLVINQIYCEAGRRITLAGGEEVAAKISGMRLRFSSASRTEFFRLMDTVYLLSPELRLAGCVKLGRGLTTVSLKIMFSYLVVLFQFRGSLE, encoded by the exons ATGGACTTCAGGACCATTAATGGTCCCGTGATCCTGGCACTTAGGGTATCGGGGACCTTCTTCATCACCGTCAAACGCGACAGCTACGTCTTCTCCTGGTTCTCCGTCGAGACGATTTACGCGATCCTCTTTCACTTGGCGACTGACGTCGTCGCCGCCGTTTCGATCACGCCGAAGATAAGGGAACTTGTGGAGTCCGGATTCGAC CTTGGGCTCGACAGCTTCTTCACTCTCGCCCTTACTTGGCCGAACTTTGTGCTGCCGATAATCGGCTTATTCTCCAGCAAACCCGTATCGAGGTACCTGAACGAGTGGAAGGTCATCGAACAGGAGTTTCTCGCCTTGGCCGGAAAGTCGCTGGTTTTTCCCGAACTGAAAACTGCCAGCCGTCTGCTGCCGATTGTGACATTGTTCGTGCTGATCCCCGTCACTGTGATAGTCATAAGCATTGGCCGTCATTCGGTCATCCAGGCAATCACAAATGCAAAACCCATACTGACGTTCAACTGTGTCGCAACGATGTGGCAAATCCAAGCGGAACTTTTCACCCTGACGTACCAAAATTACTGCAAAAATCTAGCTAAG ACGCTGCACTCGACTGGGGGTACCAACCCCTCCGTTATTATGCGGTACAGGCTCCTTTACCTGAGGATCACTTCGTTGGCGTTGAGCCTGAACAGATCTATGAATTTGATGACCACAATTGCCTACGTCATCCTCTACATTGACACAATCATCGGAGCGTACTCGGCTATTG tgGGGCTCTCGAGCAAGGAATTGACCGCATCTCTActttaccaactttttttcccaCTGATCTACTGTTTGGTTATAAATCAGATCTACTGTGAGGCAGGAAGGAGGATCACCCTGGCCGGAGGTGAAGAG GTCGCTGCAAAGATAAGCGGCATGAGGTTACGGTTCTCCTCGGCTTCACGAACCGAGTTCTTTCGCCTCATGGACACTGTTTACCTTCTTTCACCAGAGCTCAGACTAGCTGGGTGCGTCAAGTTGGGCAGAGGTCTCACAACCgtcagtttaaaaattatgttCAGCTATTTGGTTGTCCTGTTTCAATTTAGAGGCAGTCTTGAATAG
- the LOC124415010 gene encoding uncharacterized protein LOC124415010, whose translation MRLFKRRCSDTSPQLVSATPISQDAVTAAVNEDPEEPEAETDQEVEPENSGRRKSDTEIVQEGGNQMPTNLQSSNSARKGISTWGRKVGRRWDQLKRSDSSELLAVSGRRRRHWSPNRQTDNSDTVSDDRRKNSPSTMEFLKPKRISRVESLRNLFRTGERSTSSVALDAIARSATISEEDPNFLADRYRMAKALSEGSGSMMTLRNVESREEGSVNDIGADYRDQETLRGKKNHLSRSIQNLQEQQRVLDFILTNQDILKTKEGEDLARFTLEAAKRCASNSRPSSMVVESPSHSAPAENQGHQLSLVKRNLFSRPSASRESGEAVRSSGSSSSSASSTVSSMTPLNGLEELMSGLRVGCDESGYDSDSTRTGADSPDSGKLVMPLASSGSNAGSERVNRIRSFSITSDDYHGIDLSMASTPKKKNINNNNNNHPGRIAEAPPSENSTCAQDDHLNDSTTTQTTILMYGDLDDDGDETDSCDEDTFIPISSPSRQDPRDEFADRTLTMSKMSSKSSGIGSMVSASFETPSISVKSEAPVPFPNHLRPQSLLGNPGTPIRPGAKLVPRNRCNSNTSLLHLLDNAASPCKDSPPATKGRLPVDHVANVPCYYSPKRSRSGLDSEENAAKRQEQDFSSEATTSSTNPTKGLVRRELKTMKLLVERPGGLGVAVEKREAARPFYVVSKVDADGEAAKGGQIRVGDEIVRVCGRRLRGMSAAEARTAVRSCSGTVELQIAREPSFAFGELGDTWGDVVMSRARSESDVWKLKRPKSEADQAQCEVVGALTKDGKTVSVNTMDQLEPLEKPASPTPAKTLTGMKKFQVVKKRNQNMAGATCGRRATSLSVNLLTVTLKKGATKKLGFSIVGGSDSSKGSMGIFVKDVMQGGQAAEEGTLRAGDEVLAINGLPMNGLTHAKALQAFKAAKPGDLILHVGRRDPTHNKRYIVQCKSYDALDKLSDCDEE comes from the exons ATGCGGTTGTTCAAGAGACGCTGCTCGGATACGAGCCCGCAACTTGTCTCGGCGACACCGATTTCCCAGGATGCGGTAACGGCGGCTGTCAACGAAGACCCGGAGGAACCCGAGGCGGAAACGGACCAGGAAGTCGAGCCGGAAAATTCTGGGAGACGCAAGTCTGACACCGAGATCGTCCAAGAAGGTGGAAACCAGATGCCCACCAACCTCCAGTCCTCCAATTCGGCTCGGAAAG GAATCTCCACGTGGGGCCGGAAAGTGGGAAGACGATGGGACCAGCTCAAGAGGTCTGATAGCTCCGAGCTTCTTGCTGTATCTGGAAGAAGACGTCGACATTGGAGTCCCAACAGACAGACAGATAATTCTGACACCGTTTCTGACGACAGGCGAAAG AACTCTCCATCGACGATGGAATTTCTCAAGCCGAAGAGAATCTCTCGTGTGGAATCTTTGAGGAATCTCTTTCGCACTGGAGAACGGAGCACGAGTTCAGTCGCCCTTGACGCTATAGCGCGCAGCGCAACGATCAGCGAAGAAGATCCGAATTTCCTGGCGGATCGATACAGGATGGCCAAGGCATTGAGCGAGGGGAGTGGCTCGATGATGACTCTGAGGAATGTCGAGTCACGTGAGGAGGGTAGCGTCAACGACATCGGGGCGGACTACAGGGATCAGGAAACCCTCCGTGGCAAGAAAAACCACCTGAGCAGGAGCATACAGAACCTTCAGGAGCAGCAACGTGTCCTGGACTTCATACTCACCAATCAGGATATCCTGAAGACCAAAGAGGGCGAAGATCTTGCCAGGTTCACCCTCGAGGCTGCCAAACGGTGCGCTTCAAACTCCAGACCCTCTTCCATGGTCGTTGAGTCACCAAGTCACTCTGCGCCCGCGGAAAATCAAGGCCATCAGCTATCGTTGGTTAAGAGGAATCTTTTCAGTCGGCCATCAGCCTCGCGAGAAAG TGGTGAAGCTGTCAGATCGTCCGGGTCTTCCTCGTCTTCGGCATCGTCGACAGTCTCGTCGATGACGCCTTTGAACGGATTGGAGGAACTGATGAGCGGATTAAGAGTGGGCTGTGACGAGAGCGGCTACGATTCGGACAGCACGAGAACAGGTGCAGATTCTCCGGATAGTGGAAAGTTGGTTATGCCTCTAGCGTCCTCGGGTTCGAACGCTGGATCCGAGAGGGTGAATCGGATACGAAGCTTCTCCATAACCTCGGACGATTATCACGGCATAGATTTGTCCATGGCGAGTACCCCTAAGAAGAAGAAtatcaacaataacaacaacaaccatCCTGGAAGAATAGCGGAAGCCCCGCCTTCCGAGAATTCAACTTGCGCTCAAGACGATCATCTCAACGATTCCACCACGACGCAAACCACGATACTTATGTATGGGGACCTAGACGACGACGGTGACGAGACTGACAGCTGTGACGAGGACACTTTCATACCAATATCGTCACCATCGAGACAAGATCCGCGGGACGAATTCGCCGACCGGACCCTGACCATGAGCAAAATGTCCTCGAAGAGTTCCGGGATCGGAAGTATGGTTTCGGCGAGTTTCGAGACCCCCTCAATCTCCGTGAAATCGGAGGCTCCGGTACCTTTTCCGAATCACCTAAGGCCCCAAAGTTTGCTGGGAAATCCCGGCACGCCCATTAGACCCGGGGCTAAACTGGTGCCGAGAAACCGCTGCAACTCCAATACCAGTCTTCTTCATCTGCTGGATAATGCCGCGTCCCCCTGCAAGGACAGCCCCCCTGCAACCAAAGGCCGATTGCCAGTCGATCACGTGGCCAACGTGCCCTGCTATTACAGTCCAAAGCGATCGAGATCGGGCCTCGATTCCGAGGAGAATGCGGCTAAGCGTCAGGAGCAAGACTTCTCGTCTGAGGCAACGACGTCGAGTACGAACCCCACTAAGGGGCTGGTGCGCCGGGAGTTGAAGACCATGAAGCTGCTCGTCGAGAGGCCAGGTGGTCTCGGGGTCGCCGTCGAGAAGCGGGAGGCCGCGCGGCCGTTTTACGTCGTCTCGAAGGTCGACGCCGACGGGGAGGCAGCCAAGGGTGGGCAGATAAGAGTCGGCGACGAAATCGTCAGGGTCTGCGGTCGCCGTCTACGCGGAATGTCAGCGGCCGAGGCGCGCACCGCGGTCCGAAGTTGTTCGGGGACCGTGGAACTCCAGATAGCCAGAGAGCCCTCCTTCGCCTTCGGCGAGCTCGGCGACACCTGGGGCGACGTCGTCATGTCCCGTGCTCGCAGCGAGTCAGACGTCTGGAAGCTGAAACGGCCGAAGTCCGAGGCCGATCAGGCCCAATGCGAGGTGGTCGGGGCCTTGACCAAGGACGGGAAGACCGTTTCCGTGAACACGATGGACCAGCTCGAACCACTCGAGAAGCCGGcctcccccacccccgccAAGACACTTACTGGAATGAAGAAGTTCCAGGTGGTTAAGAAGCGGAACCAGAACATGGCCGGCGCTACTTGCGGACGACGTGCCACTAGTCTCTCGGTAAACCTGCTCACTGTCACCCTGAAGAAGGGTGCTACCAAGAAATTGGGCTTCTCGATAGTCGGTGGATCGGACAGCTCCAAGGGATCTATGGGGATCTTCGTCAAGGACGTGATGCAGGGCGGACAGGCTGCCGAGGAGGGCACTCTCAGGG